A region of Polyangiaceae bacterium DNA encodes the following proteins:
- a CDS encoding glycine--tRNA ligase subunit alpha has protein sequence MYFQDLILTLQRFWAERGCSVVQPYNSEVGAGTYNPATFLRSLGPEPWNVAFVEPSRRPTDGRYGENPNRLQQFHQFQVILKPSPLDIQDLYLESLVALGTNPLEHDVRFIEDDWESPTLGAWGLGWQVWLDGLEISQFTYFQQCGGFDCKPVSGELTYGLERIAMYLQDVDNVYDLAFDARVKYGEIYQRAEWEWSTYNFEEADVKAHFATFDHSEAEARRLLERDEDPLKKLVLPAYDHVVKAAHAFNVLDARGAIGVTERQRYILRVRTLARAVAQGWMAQREALGFPLLRSAAKAAE, from the coding sequence GTGTACTTCCAAGACCTGATCCTGACTCTGCAACGCTTCTGGGCCGAGCGTGGCTGCTCGGTCGTGCAGCCGTACAACTCCGAGGTCGGCGCCGGCACGTACAACCCCGCCACCTTCTTGCGCTCGCTGGGGCCGGAGCCCTGGAACGTCGCGTTCGTCGAGCCGTCGCGACGTCCGACCGACGGCCGCTACGGCGAGAACCCGAACCGGCTGCAGCAGTTTCATCAGTTCCAAGTGATCTTGAAGCCGAGCCCCCTCGACATCCAAGACCTGTACCTCGAGTCCTTGGTCGCCTTGGGCACCAACCCGCTGGAGCACGACGTGCGCTTCATCGAGGACGACTGGGAGAGCCCGACGCTCGGGGCTTGGGGGCTCGGTTGGCAGGTGTGGCTGGACGGCCTCGAGATCAGCCAGTTCACCTACTTCCAGCAGTGCGGCGGCTTCGACTGCAAGCCCGTGAGCGGCGAGCTGACCTACGGCCTGGAGCGCATCGCCATGTACCTTCAGGACGTGGACAACGTATACGACCTGGCCTTCGACGCCCGGGTGAAATACGGCGAAATCTACCAGCGCGCCGAGTGGGAGTGGAGCACGTACAACTTCGAGGAGGCGGACGTCAAAGCGCACTTCGCGACCTTCGACCACAGCGAAGCAGAGGCCAGGCGCCTGCTCGAGCGTGACGAAGACCCGCTGAAGAAGCTCGTCTTGCCCGCCTACGACCACGTGGTGAAGGCTGCGCACGCCTTCAACGTGCTCGACGCCCGCGGCGCCATCGGCGTCACCGAGCGCCAGCGCTACATCTTGAGGGTGCGCACGCTGGCTCGGGCGGTGGCGCAGGGTTGGATGGCGCAGCGGGAGGCGCTGGGCTTCCCCCTGCTCCGGAGCGCGGCCAAGGCCGCGGAGTGA
- a CDS encoding sigma-70 family RNA polymerase sigma factor: MNEDARRDDSTEVVRALVDNHRSFLAFLERRTRSRELAEEILQKAFVRGIERAGGVREGESAVAWFYRLLRNALADHYRSRGSEARALDALAQEPEPPSDEELQQAVCACVTALLPTLKDEYAEALRSVELEGRSVKDFAARVGISANNAGVRVFRAREALRKQLEKSCGTCATHGCLDCHCETSDCS; encoded by the coding sequence ATGAACGAAGACGCGCGCCGCGACGACTCGACCGAGGTCGTGCGGGCCCTCGTGGACAATCACCGGAGCTTCCTCGCCTTCCTCGAGCGCCGCACGCGGAGCCGCGAGCTGGCCGAAGAGATCTTGCAGAAGGCATTCGTGCGCGGCATCGAGCGCGCGGGGGGGGTGCGCGAGGGCGAGTCCGCGGTGGCCTGGTTCTACCGGCTGCTGCGCAACGCCCTGGCGGATCACTACCGCAGCCGTGGGTCGGAGGCCCGCGCCCTCGACGCCTTGGCTCAAGAGCCAGAGCCGCCGAGCGACGAGGAGCTCCAGCAGGCGGTGTGCGCCTGCGTCACGGCGCTCTTGCCGACGCTGAAGGACGAGTACGCCGAGGCGCTACGCAGCGTCGAGCTCGAGGGGCGGAGCGTGAAGGACTTCGCCGCGCGGGTCGGGATCTCTGCCAACAACGCCGGCGTGCGGGTGTTTCGCGCGCGCGAGGCGCTCAGGAAGCAGCTCGAGAAGAGCTGCGGCACCTGCGCGACGCACGGCTGCCTCGACTGCCACTGCGAGACGAGCGACTGCTCCTGA
- a CDS encoding peroxiredoxin — protein MLLLALGPACTPSTPPARGTSHLEPISVAPDFSAPDETGALRKLSEFRGRPVVLYFYPKDGTPGCTREACAFRDEWQRLQATGAHVLGVSLDSVESHAAFKKNHALPFPLLSDTDGRLLDAYGVTRNAKGYASRTTFIIDAKGIIRRIFPEVDPAVHVQEVLAVLEAMHQQGLDRAE, from the coding sequence ATGCTGCTCTTGGCGCTCGGCCCAGCATGTACCCCAAGCACGCCGCCGGCTCGAGGGACCTCCCACCTGGAGCCCATCAGCGTGGCGCCGGACTTCTCCGCGCCGGACGAGACGGGTGCGCTGCGCAAGCTGAGCGAGTTCCGCGGCCGCCCGGTGGTGCTCTACTTCTACCCCAAGGACGGCACGCCCGGCTGTACCCGCGAGGCCTGTGCGTTTCGCGACGAGTGGCAGCGCCTGCAGGCTACCGGCGCGCACGTGCTGGGCGTGTCTCTCGACAGTGTCGAGTCTCACGCGGCCTTCAAGAAGAACCACGCGCTGCCCTTCCCGCTGCTCAGCGACACCGACGGGCGCCTGCTCGACGCCTACGGCGTGACGCGGAACGCCAAGGGCTACGCCTCCCGCACCACGTTCATCATCGACGCCAAGGGCATCATCCGCCGCATCTTTCCCGAGGTGGATCCGGCGGTGCACGTGCAGGAGGTGCTCGCCGTGCTCGAGGCCATGCACCAGCAGGGCCTCGACCGCGCCGAGTAG
- a CDS encoding Smr/MutS family protein, producing the protein MDEEQSTPREQRTAHDLEWVHLLEHLAGACLSATAAERLRALAPAPTLPEARARMTLTAEALDAFADDAPVPARSLPDLEQALRRVAKGSVASGEELRDIGLLVGATRTLRAYARSERERHPALAAALDSDPELDALGDALAAAIEADGSVADAASPALRDARRRVAEVRRELGSKLSQLMRRYSEVLRDQYWTEHDGRFVLPVRSDAHLRVKGIVLGSSASGATLYVEPEEATQLGNRLKVAEAEVEREVARVLAALSAEVERHSPALEVALEACVTADCLAALCRFAAETRSAALSPSEVPRARLIGMRHPLLLIQGIDVVPNDITLDAGRALVVSGPNAGGKTVALKALGLAAWMVRAGIPVPAEAGSEMGFFEPVLTDVGDEQSILYSLSTFSAHVKNLASILERAGDRALVLLDEVAAGTDPEEGSALAAAVLEALVARGAAVAVTTHYERLKELGASGGPLVNASVGFDLARMAPTFRLTIGVPGASSALAVAARYGVPASVVERAQALLPERALDREELVQKLQAERSALEAAKLEAEEELRKQRQLRAEIEAERKKAREEERARLAAESRELLGEVQRARAELSLAKKRVGRGELSRDELRQVEKSVNAAAGQVAVGSALESAKRALEPAQSEHRPARQADLVPGARVFLTKLGQTAEVLEAPSKGQVRVMAGVLKLSVRLDEVELARGQAKSAKKPTRPAEKSSLAIQDGFVPVRTSHNTLDLRGQRVDEALDAVDAFVDRLLREGEQVGYVLHGHGTGALKLAVRAHLSAAAHVRRARAAEPDDGGDAFTMVWLG; encoded by the coding sequence GTGGACGAGGAGCAGAGCACTCCCAGGGAGCAGCGAACGGCCCACGACCTCGAGTGGGTCCACCTGCTCGAGCACCTGGCCGGTGCCTGCCTGTCCGCCACCGCGGCGGAGCGCCTGCGAGCGCTCGCACCCGCGCCGACGCTCCCAGAAGCGCGCGCGCGCATGACGCTCACCGCCGAAGCCCTGGACGCGTTCGCAGACGACGCGCCGGTGCCAGCGCGCAGCCTGCCCGACCTCGAGCAGGCCTTGCGCCGCGTCGCCAAGGGCAGCGTCGCGAGCGGCGAGGAGCTGCGCGACATCGGCCTCTTGGTCGGCGCCACCCGTACGCTCCGAGCCTATGCACGCTCGGAACGAGAGCGTCACCCGGCGCTCGCCGCGGCGCTCGACAGCGATCCGGAGCTCGACGCGCTGGGCGATGCGCTCGCGGCGGCCATCGAGGCCGACGGGAGCGTCGCCGACGCGGCCTCCCCAGCGCTTCGCGACGCGCGGCGACGCGTGGCCGAAGTGCGGCGCGAGCTCGGCTCGAAGCTCTCGCAGCTGATGCGCCGCTACTCCGAGGTGTTGCGCGACCAGTACTGGACGGAGCACGACGGGCGCTTCGTGCTGCCCGTGCGCTCCGACGCGCACCTGCGCGTGAAGGGCATCGTGCTCGGCTCGAGCGCGTCGGGCGCCACGCTCTACGTCGAGCCCGAGGAGGCGACCCAGCTCGGCAACCGGCTCAAGGTCGCGGAGGCCGAGGTCGAACGCGAGGTGGCGCGCGTGCTGGCGGCGCTCTCGGCGGAGGTCGAGCGGCACTCGCCGGCGCTCGAAGTCGCGCTCGAGGCCTGCGTCACCGCGGACTGCTTGGCCGCGCTCTGCCGCTTCGCGGCGGAGACTCGGAGCGCAGCGCTCTCGCCCAGCGAGGTCCCGCGCGCTCGGCTGATCGGGATGCGCCACCCCCTGCTCCTCATCCAGGGCATCGACGTGGTGCCGAACGACATCACGCTCGACGCGGGTCGCGCGCTGGTCGTCTCCGGCCCCAACGCCGGCGGCAAGACGGTCGCGCTCAAGGCCCTGGGTCTCGCGGCCTGGATGGTGCGCGCCGGGATCCCGGTGCCGGCCGAGGCTGGCTCGGAGATGGGCTTCTTCGAGCCGGTGCTCACCGACGTCGGCGACGAGCAGTCCATCCTCTACTCGCTCTCGACCTTCAGCGCCCACGTCAAGAACTTGGCCTCCATCCTCGAACGCGCGGGGGACCGTGCGCTGGTGCTGCTGGACGAGGTCGCCGCCGGGACCGATCCGGAAGAAGGCTCGGCGCTCGCCGCCGCGGTGCTCGAAGCGCTGGTCGCGCGCGGCGCTGCCGTGGCGGTCACCACCCACTACGAGCGATTGAAAGAGCTCGGCGCCTCGGGCGGGCCCCTGGTCAACGCCTCCGTGGGCTTCGACCTCGCGCGCATGGCGCCGACGTTCCGCCTGACCATCGGCGTGCCCGGCGCCTCCAGCGCGCTGGCGGTGGCCGCGCGCTACGGCGTGCCTGCGTCGGTAGTGGAGCGCGCGCAGGCCCTCTTGCCGGAGCGCGCCCTCGACCGCGAGGAGCTGGTGCAGAAGCTCCAGGCGGAGCGCAGCGCGCTGGAAGCTGCGAAGCTCGAGGCCGAGGAGGAGCTGCGCAAGCAACGCCAGCTCCGCGCGGAGATCGAGGCCGAGCGCAAGAAGGCGCGCGAGGAAGAGCGCGCGCGCCTGGCGGCCGAGTCCCGCGAGCTGCTCGGAGAGGTGCAACGCGCTCGCGCCGAGCTCAGCTTGGCCAAGAAGCGCGTCGGCCGTGGCGAGCTGAGCCGCGACGAGCTGAGGCAGGTCGAGAAGAGCGTCAACGCCGCCGCCGGCCAGGTCGCGGTCGGCAGCGCGCTCGAGAGCGCCAAGCGTGCGCTCGAGCCGGCCCAATCCGAGCACCGACCCGCGCGCCAGGCGGACCTCGTGCCCGGCGCCCGCGTCTTCCTCACCAAGCTCGGCCAGACCGCCGAGGTGCTGGAGGCCCCGAGCAAGGGACAGGTCCGAGTGATGGCGGGCGTGCTGAAGCTCAGCGTGCGGCTGGACGAGGTCGAGCTCGCCCGAGGCCAGGCCAAGAGCGCCAAGAAGCCCACTAGGCCCGCCGAGAAGAGCAGCCTGGCGATACAGGACGGCTTCGTTCCCGTGCGCACCTCGCACAACACGCTCGACCTCCGAGGCCAGCGCGTGGACGAGGCCCTAGACGCCGTGGACGCCTTCGTCGATCGACTGCTGCGCGAGGGCGAGCAGGTCGGCTACGTGCTGCACGGCCACGGCACCGGCGCGCTGAAGCTCGCCGTGCGCGCGCACCTGTCGGCGGCCGCCCACGTGCGCCGGGCCCGAGCTGCGGAGCCCGACGACGGCGGCGACGCCTTCACCATGGTCTGGCTCGGCTGA
- a CDS encoding protein kinase, protein MRQRAMQTQEGLPDARERVVGSYVLKRRLGSGAMGEVWLGWHRYTESLAAVKLLKEHPALRGRARRFFDRERRIIGRLSHPNVISLYEVGPDHIAMAYVDGPNLAQRVMNGIEPTLAISYALQIASALSHAHALGVVHRDVKPGNIFIDGKGNAFLGDFGLATLTEEDADARSLRAGTPGYMPPEQLRGAGVGPAADQFALGRTLLEMLAGGPVSPHLEQALSQLPAETPAELRAILETACAPEADQRFRSMEELSLALRRISFDAGAPPLRLAPELRVRAPFAWCSAPSRVERVSHDVARADYEMGQIERTGLVQTGAARRLLANAGLEKLGFSMYAHESRLGSVADSAVLARASDIVVLVHGTLCTRKVWSAVAANICRSRPQVIVLAPDVLGSGESTWDPKAPPECFTTQALVSTLESWLEILGVRELPTVLVAHSASATALLGVSDERFGERTSRVAVTPVFPPASLRLRWGLRAVAVLLLVLGRVDFLRRWLGRAAFLLGPATRTYTRVERERMLEQFLQVPAPVLARFCRSLADARPEPADRLDRCAIVVAKDDPVAPEAEVLETLDALGFPRRSVHRITGSGHVPHMESDEHPEWTLRNFDELARIAESMLMSAREGAPSSTVIASTVLVSSDAESDASGPDAPHPTPGGEA, encoded by the coding sequence TTGCGGCAGCGCGCGATGCAGACCCAGGAAGGCCTCCCCGACGCCCGCGAGCGCGTGGTCGGTTCGTACGTGCTGAAGCGCCGCTTGGGCAGCGGGGCCATGGGAGAGGTCTGGCTCGGCTGGCACCGCTACACGGAGAGCCTGGCCGCGGTGAAGCTGCTCAAGGAGCACCCGGCGTTGCGCGGTCGGGCGCGGCGCTTCTTCGATCGCGAGCGTCGCATCATCGGTCGCCTGTCGCACCCGAACGTGATCAGCCTGTACGAGGTCGGGCCGGACCACATCGCGATGGCGTACGTGGACGGTCCGAACTTGGCCCAACGTGTGATGAACGGCATCGAGCCGACGTTGGCGATCTCCTACGCGCTGCAGATCGCGTCGGCCCTGTCCCACGCCCACGCGCTCGGCGTGGTGCACCGCGACGTGAAGCCCGGCAACATCTTCATCGACGGCAAGGGCAACGCGTTCCTGGGCGACTTCGGCCTGGCGACGTTGACCGAGGAAGACGCCGACGCGCGTTCCCTCCGGGCCGGTACCCCCGGGTACATGCCGCCGGAGCAGCTCCGGGGCGCGGGGGTGGGGCCTGCCGCGGATCAGTTCGCGCTCGGACGCACGTTGCTCGAGATGCTGGCGGGGGGCCCCGTTTCGCCGCACCTCGAGCAGGCTCTGAGTCAGTTGCCGGCGGAGACGCCTGCCGAGCTCCGCGCGATCTTGGAGACCGCCTGCGCGCCCGAGGCCGACCAGCGCTTTCGCAGCATGGAGGAGCTCTCCCTCGCCCTGAGGCGCATCTCGTTCGACGCGGGCGCGCCGCCGCTGCGTCTGGCACCGGAGCTGAGGGTGAGGGCGCCCTTCGCATGGTGCAGCGCGCCGAGCCGGGTCGAGCGCGTGTCGCACGACGTCGCGCGGGCGGACTACGAGATGGGGCAGATCGAGCGCACCGGGCTCGTGCAGACGGGTGCAGCGCGCCGCCTGCTGGCGAACGCGGGACTGGAGAAGCTCGGGTTTTCCATGTACGCGCACGAGAGCCGGCTCGGCAGCGTCGCCGACTCCGCCGTGCTCGCCCGCGCCAGCGACATCGTGGTGTTGGTGCACGGCACTCTGTGTACCCGCAAGGTCTGGTCGGCGGTCGCGGCGAACATCTGTCGCAGTCGGCCTCAGGTGATCGTGCTCGCCCCCGACGTGCTGGGCTCCGGCGAGTCGACCTGGGACCCGAAGGCTCCGCCGGAGTGTTTCACCACGCAGGCGCTGGTCAGCACGCTGGAGAGCTGGCTCGAGATCTTGGGCGTACGCGAGCTGCCCACCGTGTTGGTCGCGCACTCCGCGTCTGCGACGGCGTTGCTCGGCGTGTCGGACGAGCGCTTCGGCGAGCGCACCTCGCGCGTCGCCGTCACGCCGGTCTTCCCCCCTGCCTCGCTGCGCCTGCGCTGGGGGCTCCGGGCCGTCGCGGTGTTGCTCCTGGTGCTGGGACGCGTGGACTTCCTCCGGCGCTGGCTCGGTCGCGCTGCGTTCCTGCTCGGCCCGGCGACGCGCACGTACACGCGCGTCGAGCGCGAGCGCATGCTGGAGCAGTTCCTGCAGGTGCCCGCGCCGGTGCTGGCGCGCTTCTGTCGCTCGCTGGCGGACGCCCGCCCCGAGCCGGCGGATCGTCTGGACCGCTGCGCCATCGTCGTCGCGAAGGACGACCCGGTGGCGCCGGAGGCCGAAGTCCTCGAGACCCTGGACGCGCTGGGCTTCCCCCGCCGCAGCGTGCACCGCATCACGGGCTCCGGGCACGTCCCCCACATGGAGAGCGACGAGCACCCCGAGTGGACGCTGCGCAACTTCGACGAGCTGGCGCGCATCGCCGAGTCGATGTTGATGTCCGCTCGCGAGGGAGCGCCGTCGAGCACCGTCATCGCGAGCACCGTGCTGGTCTCGAGCGACGCGGAGAGCGACGCGAGCGGGCCCGATGCGCCTCACCCGACGCCCGGTGGGGAGGCCTGA
- a CDS encoding phosphate/phosphite/phosphonate ABC transporter substrate-binding protein, with amino-acid sequence MAAPTRTSLGGGEAAQPVMRARLHAFCAALTRCSGLPAEGRDFDDYPSLLEAMSAGALDLAWLPPIVAMRAAAGGRSLPIVLPVRRGVSSFHSALFTTVGSAVQRPPDLNGVRAAWVDRQSASGYLLIRAALRAQGVDLEQAFSEEHFFGSHEAVVRAVLAGTADVGATFLHHDASGTGVWRAGWGDANVHIVARVGPIPSDVIAAGIHVPVSQIRAVQRVLTAEGQPELAAAASVLMEADRFVVAESAHLKPLEDLLDFLEDAARPWHSMLPPPNARVAEHGD; translated from the coding sequence GTGGCCGCGCCCACCCGCACCTCGCTCGGGGGCGGGGAAGCCGCCCAGCCGGTGATGCGCGCGCGCCTCCACGCATTCTGCGCCGCGCTGACGCGGTGCAGCGGCCTGCCCGCCGAAGGTCGGGACTTCGACGATTACCCCAGCCTGCTCGAAGCCATGTCGGCGGGAGCGCTGGATCTGGCCTGGCTCCCGCCGATCGTGGCGATGCGCGCGGCGGCCGGCGGGCGCTCGCTGCCCATCGTGTTGCCGGTGCGGCGCGGGGTCTCGAGCTTCCACTCCGCCCTGTTCACCACCGTCGGCTCCGCGGTTCAGCGTCCGCCGGACCTGAACGGCGTGCGCGCCGCCTGGGTCGATCGGCAGAGCGCCTCCGGCTACCTTTTGATCCGCGCCGCGCTACGCGCGCAGGGCGTGGACCTCGAGCAGGCCTTCTCCGAGGAGCACTTCTTCGGCTCCCACGAGGCCGTGGTGCGCGCCGTGCTCGCGGGCACCGCGGACGTGGGGGCGACCTTCCTGCATCACGACGCGAGCGGCACGGGCGTCTGGCGGGCGGGCTGGGGGGACGCAAACGTGCACATCGTCGCGCGGGTCGGCCCGATCCCCTCCGACGTGATCGCCGCGGGGATTCACGTCCCGGTGTCGCAAATCCGTGCGGTGCAGCGCGTGCTCACCGCGGAGGGTCAGCCGGAGCTGGCCGCCGCTGCCAGCGTGTTGATGGAAGCCGACAGGTTCGTCGTTGCCGAGTCGGCGCACCTGAAGCCTCTGGAAGACTTGCTCGACTTCCTGGAGGACGCAGCGCGGCCCTGGCACTCGATGCTGCCGCCGCCGAACGCGCGGGTGGCCGAGCACGGAGATTGA
- a CDS encoding DUF4230 domain-containing protein → MNAEVKRGRGLGAVLLSAVLALGVGLGIASQKLDVSPPLLLPRATRSVTIVRPSPNVVTSIRELSRLESAEYHLERVMDVKDQQTRAYGLFEAEDSLLLVVAGDVVAGVDLENLDEDDVHVDRQTGSVRVTLPAPKIFSARLDSERTYVHSRKTDLLAKHNPRLESDARARAEKELASAAREAGILNKAGASARRSVEDLLRALGFRSVEVSVRAV, encoded by the coding sequence ATGAACGCCGAAGTGAAACGTGGTCGCGGACTCGGAGCGGTGCTCTTGTCTGCGGTGCTCGCTCTTGGGGTGGGCCTCGGGATCGCGAGCCAGAAGCTCGACGTCTCTCCGCCGCTCCTGCTGCCGCGTGCGACGCGGTCCGTCACCATCGTGCGCCCGAGCCCCAACGTGGTGACCTCCATCCGCGAGCTGTCACGGCTCGAGAGCGCCGAGTACCACCTCGAGCGCGTCATGGACGTGAAGGACCAGCAGACCCGTGCGTACGGGCTGTTCGAGGCCGAGGACTCGCTGCTCTTGGTGGTGGCCGGTGACGTGGTCGCCGGCGTGGACCTGGAGAACCTCGACGAAGACGACGTGCACGTCGATCGCCAGACCGGCAGCGTACGCGTCACGCTGCCGGCGCCGAAGATCTTCAGCGCACGGCTCGACAGCGAGCGTACCTACGTACACAGCCGCAAGACCGACCTCTTGGCCAAGCACAACCCGCGCCTCGAGAGCGACGCGCGCGCGCGCGCCGAGAAGGAGCTGGCGTCGGCCGCCCGCGAGGCGGGCATCTTGAACAAGGCCGGGGCGAGCGCGCGCCGCAGCGTCGAGGACCTGCTGCGAGCGCTCGGCTTCCGCAGCGTCGAGGTCAGCGTGCGGGCTGTGTGA